In Cellvibrio polysaccharolyticus, a genomic segment contains:
- a CDS encoding c-type cytochrome: protein MIRVCSAFSLLSLMAAAPIAMADDIIEGKYNRSCKMCHEAGLMDAPKTGDKEAWAPRLVQGNEVLLKHTMEGYKLMPAKGLCQDCSEDDYRKLIDKMSGR, encoded by the coding sequence ATGATTAGAGTATGCAGCGCTTTTTCTTTGCTGTCGCTAATGGCAGCGGCACCCATCGCGATGGCCGACGATATTATTGAAGGGAAGTACAATCGTTCCTGCAAAATGTGCCATGAAGCCGGACTGATGGACGCCCCGAAAACCGGCGATAAAGAAGCCTGGGCGCCACGGTTGGTGCAGGGTAACGAGGTGTTGCTAAAACACACCATGGAAGGTTACAAACTGATGCCTGCCAAAGGACTGTGTCAGGATTGTTCGGAAGACGACTATCGAAAACTGATTGATAAAATGTCAGGCAGATAG
- a CDS encoding response regulator transcription factor has protein sequence MKLLFVDNDMDFVATLCPQLTRRGFSVYTSHDSKAALAVATKEIRFALLETVLEKPDAGIALIAELIKINPSMQIVVLTRQPGIAAAVFSFKMGARDYLLKPADVDDIINAFDIEEGADLGSSTNILSHMEWQNIKKALDACNGNISETARSLSLHRRTLQRKIARYRKSESGSMNTDNLSA, from the coding sequence ATGAAATTACTTTTTGTTGATAACGACATGGATTTTGTTGCGACGCTATGCCCGCAGCTTACCCGGCGAGGTTTTAGTGTTTATACCTCTCACGACAGCAAAGCGGCTTTGGCAGTGGCGACAAAGGAGATTCGTTTTGCGTTACTGGAAACGGTATTGGAAAAACCGGATGCCGGTATTGCACTGATTGCGGAGCTGATAAAAATAAACCCGTCGATGCAAATAGTCGTGTTGACGCGGCAACCTGGCATCGCGGCTGCAGTGTTTTCATTTAAAATGGGCGCGCGGGATTACTTGTTAAAACCGGCGGATGTTGATGACATCATTAACGCTTTCGATATCGAGGAAGGCGCTGACCTGGGTAGCAGCACCAATATTCTTTCGCATATGGAGTGGCAGAATATCAAGAAAGCACTGGATGCCTGCAATGGCAACATTTCCGAAACGGCCCGCTCTCTGTCGTTACACCGGCGCACCTTGCAACGAAAAATAGCCAGATACAGAAAATCTGAATCCGGCTCAATGAATACTGACAATCTATCTGCCTGA
- a CDS encoding class II glutamine amidotransferase, which translates to MCQLLGMNCRLPATIDFSLEGFQARGGLTDEHKDGWGIAFFEEHGCRIFLDHQPAAHSPLLTAIRAQQIKSRNVIAHIRKATYGEVTLRNCHPFKRELWGQSWIFSHNGDLHNFHPVLTGRFTPEGETDSERAFCFIMERMAAAFPKATRDNPPALDDLYSLWQTLADEIAAFGVFNVMLSNGDILFTHCSTNLAYVERSYPFTQVTLIDSDVSLDLNAHNSREDRMVVIATKPLTRNEHWIICEAGESLVFKDGLPLLGSHLHAKKLLAA; encoded by the coding sequence ATGTGCCAGTTATTGGGAATGAATTGCAGATTACCAGCCACCATCGATTTTTCGCTTGAAGGTTTTCAGGCGCGCGGTGGACTGACCGATGAACACAAAGATGGCTGGGGTATCGCCTTTTTTGAAGAGCACGGCTGCCGTATATTTCTGGATCACCAACCGGCTGCGCACTCACCGTTACTGACCGCGATCCGCGCCCAGCAGATCAAGTCCCGCAACGTGATTGCTCATATTCGCAAAGCGACCTACGGTGAAGTGACCCTGCGCAATTGCCACCCGTTCAAGCGTGAGCTGTGGGGTCAGTCCTGGATTTTTTCGCACAACGGTGATTTGCATAATTTTCACCCGGTGCTGACTGGCCGTTTTACCCCGGAAGGTGAAACCGATAGCGAGCGCGCGTTCTGCTTTATTATGGAGAGAATGGCTGCTGCATTTCCTAAAGCGACCCGGGATAACCCGCCCGCATTGGATGACTTGTACTCACTGTGGCAGACCCTGGCCGACGAAATTGCAGCCTTTGGTGTGTTTAATGTGATGCTGTCGAACGGCGATATTTTGTTCACGCATTGCTCGACTAACCTGGCGTATGTAGAGCGCAGTTATCCGTTTACGCAGGTGACGTTGATTGATAGCGATGTGAGCCTGGATTTGAATGCGCATAATTCACGGGAAGATCGCATGGTGGTGATTGCGACCAAGCCGCTGACCCGTAATGAACATTGGATTATTTGTGAGGCGGGCGAGAGCCTGGTGTTTAAAGATGGCCTGCCTTTGCTGGGAAGTCATTTGCACGCAAAAAAGCTGTTAGCGGCGTAA
- a CDS encoding MgtC/SapB family protein — translation MQADHIEMIIHLGGALLAGGAIGLERSFHGRPAGFRTHALVCVASSLLMMVTFFQSRWMPADVVNETVRADPTRMAQGIMTGIGFLGAGVIFKEGFSVRGLTTAASIWITAAIGILIGVGFYFPALLATLATLGILSVFRHIEAVMPGQCYVHHNITFARDRIIPEAELRTLLQQQGFAIANTSYRLLEDDRFQYRMVIRTGRIDNVARLTELWRQNPEVLEFCISPTGD, via the coding sequence GTGCAAGCGGATCATATTGAAATGATTATCCATCTCGGTGGTGCCCTGCTGGCAGGGGGTGCCATTGGCCTGGAAAGAAGTTTTCATGGCCGCCCGGCGGGTTTTCGCACCCATGCGCTGGTGTGTGTGGCGTCCAGTTTGTTAATGATGGTGACCTTTTTTCAATCCCGCTGGATGCCTGCCGATGTGGTGAATGAAACCGTTCGCGCTGACCCCACGCGCATGGCGCAAGGCATTATGACCGGCATCGGTTTTCTCGGCGCCGGGGTTATTTTCAAGGAAGGCTTCAGCGTGCGCGGCCTGACTACCGCCGCATCCATCTGGATTACCGCCGCCATTGGCATTCTGATCGGGGTCGGCTTCTACTTTCCCGCCCTGCTGGCGACGCTGGCAACTCTGGGTATTTTGTCGGTCTTTCGCCATATTGAGGCGGTGATGCCCGGCCAATGCTACGTTCACCACAACATCACCTTTGCCCGCGACCGCATTATTCCCGAAGCCGAGCTGCGCACTCTGTTGCAACAGCAGGGTTTTGCCATCGCCAATACCAGTTACCGGCTGCTGGAAGATGACCGCTTTCAATACCGTATGGTGATCCGCACCGGGCGCATCGACAATGTAGCCAGGCTCACCGAGCTGTGGCGGCAGAACCCGGAAGTGCTCGAATTCTGTATCTCACCTACGGGGGATTGA
- a CDS encoding PIG-L family deacetylase gives MSTSKHQSIFLVALLWLSGNTLASGSGDIAQQLDRLNVLGSVLYIAAHPDDENTQLLTWLDQHRHLRTGYLSLTRGDGGQNLIGSERGASLGIIRTHELLAARKIDGAEQFFTRAVDFGFSKTSKETLSLWDREKILADVVWIIRNFQPDVIITRFPADARAGHGHHQASSILAQEAFRAAADPTRFPEQLTWVKPWQAKRIVWNTWLRFLDSGDTTSDDQLKKQIGGLNVLTGKHYGEISAKSRDQHKSQGFGSAVNRGIRREHFAHLDGTPARADLFEDIHTDWSRIAGSSGIEKKVRQLQKAFEPHHPEKLVKPLSQLLTQLRQLPDSPWVNYKRTQVENLLLQVAGVHVESLAEGREYAAGDSLQVITEVLTESPIPVAVRLLDNSHQAGQQPPADAQVLQPGEIARLNTRLQLVHTDQPYWLEKLDSEYTWQVDDQQLIGLPVNNNRAQVHIELNIAGQLVTVAREVQHKYVDPIRGEVYQPIQVAPPVTATLDAPVYLFNHNREQAITVRVHGFARISGQVRPVIPEGWQVTPPTQPFHFEKSGEQQVLRFTLQPPATASSDDLRIALETGQQVYNRGLTRIAYEHIPVTNWYPESRARLEKLDINISKARIGYFAGPGDEIPAVLQQLGYDIDILNSAALVANAEPLKLLQHYDSLITGGRAINVDADLRQLLPVLHQYIEQGGVLVSQYNTLANLPAGGIGPYPFTISRDRITEERAAVTFLQADHPLLNHPNKITAADFNGWVQERGLYFARDYDPRYTALLAFNDEGEQTLHGGLLTANYGKGRFVYAPLSFFRQLPAGVAGATRLFANVIAPRTE, from the coding sequence ATGTCCACCTCCAAACACCAATCCATCTTCCTCGTCGCCCTGCTCTGGCTTTCCGGCAATACCCTGGCAAGCGGTAGCGGCGATATTGCCCAACAACTGGATCGTCTGAATGTGCTCGGCAGCGTGCTATATATTGCCGCCCACCCGGATGACGAAAATACCCAGCTGCTCACCTGGCTGGATCAACACCGGCACTTGCGCACCGGCTACTTATCGCTGACGCGCGGCGATGGCGGGCAGAATTTGATTGGTAGCGAACGCGGGGCATCATTAGGCATTATTCGCACCCACGAATTACTGGCGGCGCGCAAAATTGATGGCGCAGAACAATTTTTTACCCGCGCGGTTGATTTCGGTTTTTCCAAAACATCCAAAGAAACCCTGTCCTTGTGGGACCGGGAAAAAATTCTCGCCGATGTGGTGTGGATTATTCGCAATTTCCAACCCGATGTGATTATTACCCGCTTTCCGGCTGACGCCCGCGCCGGGCACGGGCATCATCAGGCGTCTTCCATCCTTGCTCAGGAAGCCTTTCGCGCTGCCGCAGACCCGACACGATTCCCGGAACAATTAACCTGGGTAAAGCCCTGGCAGGCGAAGCGTATTGTGTGGAATACCTGGTTGCGGTTTTTGGATAGCGGCGATACCACCAGCGATGACCAGCTGAAAAAACAGATCGGCGGTTTGAATGTGCTGACCGGGAAACACTACGGTGAAATTTCCGCAAAAAGCCGTGACCAACATAAAAGCCAGGGCTTCGGTTCTGCCGTCAATCGCGGCATTCGACGCGAGCATTTTGCTCACCTGGACGGAACGCCAGCCAGGGCGGATCTGTTTGAAGATATCCACACCGACTGGTCGCGCATTGCGGGCAGCAGCGGCATTGAAAAAAAAGTCCGGCAATTACAAAAAGCCTTTGAACCGCATCATCCGGAAAAACTGGTTAAACCGCTTTCGCAGTTACTGACCCAATTGCGTCAATTACCGGATTCGCCCTGGGTGAATTATAAGCGCACACAAGTAGAAAACCTGCTGTTGCAGGTGGCGGGGGTTCATGTAGAAAGTTTGGCAGAGGGGCGAGAGTACGCTGCGGGCGACAGCTTGCAGGTCATTACTGAAGTGCTTACCGAAAGTCCTATTCCGGTAGCCGTTCGCCTGCTCGATAACTCACACCAGGCAGGGCAACAACCGCCTGCAGATGCGCAAGTACTGCAACCCGGCGAGATAGCCCGCCTCAATACCCGGTTGCAGCTGGTGCACACGGACCAACCTTATTGGCTGGAAAAACTGGATAGTGAATATACCTGGCAGGTAGATGATCAGCAGCTGATTGGTTTGCCGGTTAATAACAACCGGGCGCAGGTACATATTGAGCTGAATATTGCCGGGCAGCTCGTCACGGTTGCCCGTGAGGTGCAGCATAAGTATGTTGATCCGATTCGCGGCGAAGTGTACCAGCCGATTCAGGTGGCACCGCCGGTAACGGCGACACTGGATGCGCCCGTGTACCTGTTCAACCATAACCGCGAGCAGGCTATCACCGTGCGGGTACATGGCTTTGCCCGTATCAGCGGACAGGTTCGCCCGGTGATACCGGAGGGCTGGCAAGTGACACCGCCAACACAGCCCTTCCATTTTGAAAAATCCGGCGAGCAACAGGTGTTGCGGTTTACGCTGCAACCGCCAGCAACCGCCAGCAGTGACGATCTGCGCATTGCGTTGGAAACCGGCCAGCAGGTGTATAACCGCGGGTTAACCCGCATTGCTTATGAACATATTCCGGTTACCAACTGGTACCCGGAAAGCCGCGCCCGGCTGGAGAAACTGGATATAAACATCAGCAAGGCCCGCATTGGTTATTTCGCCGGACCTGGTGATGAAATTCCTGCGGTGTTGCAACAGCTGGGTTATGACATTGATATTTTGAACAGTGCAGCGCTGGTCGCCAATGCAGAACCGCTCAAGCTGCTGCAACACTACGACAGCCTGATCACCGGCGGTCGGGCTATTAATGTCGATGCCGACCTTCGACAGTTGCTACCGGTTTTGCATCAATACATCGAACAGGGCGGTGTGCTGGTCAGCCAATACAATACGCTCGCCAACTTGCCGGCCGGTGGCATTGGCCCCTACCCGTTTACCATAAGCCGTGACCGCATTACCGAAGAGCGGGCGGCAGTGACTTTTCTGCAAGCGGATCACCCGTTGCTCAATCACCCCAATAAAATTACCGCTGCGGATTTTAATGGCTGGGTACAGGAACGCGGGCTGTATTTTGCGCGAGATTACGACCCCCGCTACACCGCGCTGCTGGCTTTTAATGATGAAGGCGAGCAAACCTTGCACGGCGGGTTGCTAACCGCAAATTACGGCAAGGGCCGCTTTGTCTATGCACCGCTGTCGTTTTTTCGCCAGTTGCCGGCCGGGGTGGCCGGGGCGACGCGGTTGTTTGCCAATGTGATTGCCCCGCGCACCGAGTAA
- a CDS encoding TonB-dependent receptor plug domain-containing protein, protein MSYVNKKILSSLIATATLGSLAAVPAFAQNNQPAAADSLETVLVTGTRRSDVTALQSSAPIDVISAAALIESGASNLGQALAGLLPSFTFPQNTNGAFAQEVPPGASLRGLASDQVLVLVNGKRRHTGSTVTRQNYGAKGGVPVDISLFPIDAIERVEVLRDGASAQYGSDAIAGVINIILKEADEGGKIGFRIGEYKKGDGLSRKLSGWKGFSLPNDGFVTVSLDAGTSAAANDTNPDSRLPDGHPYKNWRFGVGNVQDQYNVLVNSELPLNDNVQAYGFATWSHKISDAEAAYVLPNDRRNLTEIYPQGYWPYTRYTLNDYAINGGLKVENDAGHFDFFVNYGQNQVDSHYYQILNASWGPETPTDFYTGRRTNEQTNIGLDWVKDFTLPFLQNALTVSSGLAWRDEKYTLDVGEAAAWENRWYPHPSGGFYTPASSGITPNDAGVISRDVIGAYLDLETQLTDAWQAGVAFRFEDYSDFGNTSNGKLTTRYDFTPEFALRASFSTGHRAPSLVQAGFQGSGTQFVEVSPGQFTAVQQRTLRADSDIAAALGGKPLEAETSDNISAGLVWRPLERTSITLDAYQIEVKERVTPSENLSGNDVITALERVGIYNVNSATFFTNLLDTRTRGAELVAKTRLDIAGGQLDINFGYAWNETEITNIRNVGNFSGTRIIGRAAQGVLEDVTPNNKYTLGIAYKIGNWNVNFNNRFYGEYTSRSTAAANDQTFSSQAISDLDIAYRFDSGVRLVVGSSNIFDTRPDKLASTGTGAYGIAKYSTASPEGHQGAFYYSSVSYEF, encoded by the coding sequence ATGTCGTATGTAAACAAAAAAATTCTCAGCAGCCTTATTGCAACAGCCACACTGGGTTCGCTTGCTGCTGTTCCTGCTTTCGCACAAAACAATCAGCCTGCCGCAGCAGATTCACTGGAAACCGTGCTGGTAACCGGCACCCGCCGCAGTGACGTAACGGCACTGCAAAGTTCGGCACCGATTGATGTAATCTCTGCGGCTGCGTTAATTGAAAGCGGCGCGAGCAACCTGGGGCAGGCACTGGCCGGGTTACTGCCTTCGTTTACCTTTCCGCAAAATACCAATGGCGCTTTTGCTCAGGAAGTTCCACCGGGAGCTTCATTGCGCGGTCTCGCCTCCGATCAGGTCCTGGTGCTGGTCAATGGCAAGCGCCGCCATACCGGCTCAACGGTTACCCGCCAAAACTATGGGGCCAAAGGCGGTGTACCGGTTGATATTTCCCTGTTCCCGATTGACGCCATTGAGCGTGTAGAAGTATTGCGCGATGGTGCATCGGCACAATACGGCTCCGATGCAATTGCCGGTGTTATTAATATTATTTTGAAAGAAGCCGACGAAGGCGGAAAAATCGGTTTCCGCATCGGCGAATACAAAAAAGGCGATGGCCTGTCACGCAAGCTCAGCGGTTGGAAAGGTTTTTCATTACCGAACGACGGCTTTGTAACCGTGAGCCTGGATGCTGGCACGTCGGCAGCCGCCAACGATACCAATCCGGACAGCCGCCTGCCGGATGGCCACCCCTATAAAAACTGGCGTTTTGGTGTGGGCAATGTGCAGGATCAATACAATGTGCTGGTGAACAGCGAACTGCCGTTGAACGACAATGTGCAAGCTTATGGCTTCGCCACCTGGTCGCATAAAATCAGCGATGCCGAAGCGGCCTATGTACTGCCGAATGATCGCCGCAACCTGACAGAAATTTATCCACAAGGTTACTGGCCTTACACCCGCTATACGCTCAACGACTACGCCATTAACGGCGGCTTGAAAGTTGAGAATGATGCAGGCCATTTTGATTTCTTTGTCAACTACGGCCAAAACCAGGTTGACTCTCACTACTATCAAATTCTCAACGCCAGCTGGGGCCCGGAAACCCCCACCGACTTTTACACTGGTCGCCGCACCAATGAGCAAACCAATATCGGCCTCGATTGGGTAAAAGATTTCACCCTGCCGTTTTTGCAAAATGCACTCACCGTTTCCAGCGGCCTCGCCTGGCGCGATGAAAAATACACGCTGGATGTGGGTGAAGCAGCGGCCTGGGAAAACCGCTGGTACCCGCACCCGAGTGGCGGTTTTTATACCCCGGCATCATCCGGTATTACGCCTAACGACGCCGGGGTAATTTCTCGCGATGTGATCGGCGCTTACCTGGATTTGGAAACGCAATTGACCGATGCCTGGCAAGCCGGTGTGGCATTTCGTTTTGAAGACTATTCGGATTTTGGCAACACCAGCAACGGCAAGTTAACCACCCGCTACGACTTCACCCCGGAATTTGCACTGCGCGCCAGTTTCAGTACCGGCCACCGTGCACCGTCACTGGTACAGGCAGGTTTTCAAGGTTCTGGCACCCAGTTTGTTGAAGTATCACCCGGACAATTTACTGCCGTACAACAGCGCACCTTGCGCGCCGACAGTGACATTGCCGCTGCGCTGGGCGGCAAACCGCTGGAAGCAGAAACCTCTGACAATATTTCTGCCGGCCTGGTATGGCGCCCGCTGGAGCGCACCAGCATCACCCTGGACGCTTACCAGATTGAGGTAAAAGAACGCGTTACGCCGTCTGAAAACCTCAGTGGCAATGATGTTATTACCGCGCTGGAAAGAGTAGGGATTTACAACGTTAACAGCGCGACCTTCTTTACCAACCTGCTCGACACCCGCACCCGTGGTGCTGAACTGGTGGCAAAAACGCGGCTGGATATTGCTGGCGGCCAACTCGATATAAATTTTGGCTACGCCTGGAATGAAACGGAAATTACCAACATTCGTAATGTCGGCAATTTCTCCGGCACGCGCATTATTGGTCGAGCTGCACAAGGTGTGCTGGAAGATGTTACACCCAACAATAAATACACCCTGGGTATCGCTTACAAAATTGGTAACTGGAATGTGAATTTCAATAACCGTTTCTATGGCGAATATACCAGCCGTTCTACCGCAGCCGCCAACGACCAGACCTTCTCGTCCCAGGCGATTAGCGATCTGGATATTGCTTACCGCTTTGATAGCGGTGTGCGACTGGTAGTGGGCTCATCCAATATTTTTGATACCCGCCCCGACAAGTTGGCCAGCACCGGTACCGGCGCTTATGGTATTGCCAAGTACAGCACGGCGTCTCCGGAAGGCCATCAGGGTGCGTTTTATTACAGCAGTGTCAGTTATGAGTTTTGA
- a CDS encoding LLM class flavin-dependent oxidoreductase, with protein MPVEFVGGLFPRDQLNPRSAYNRKLDLTWLRDLARAHEHADFDRVLIANGGGDPLFLAAYAASHTEKLGFMLAHRPALVPPTLAARTLATLDHTTGGRIRVHTVTGHTAEPEHGEQLLDKKARYERADEYLQVLKKIWTSETPFDFDGKYFQIRGGFSPIKPIQQPHIPISLGGSSEAAYHVAVRHTDLYALWAEPYAQIAERIAKLKAVAAEHQVTAPRVSLSARLIIGKTEKLAWEKAHTIAATLKQNSVDAPRSDRGQSGGAERQVSIAEQGDRHDKYLYIGTASAIGFGTDSTSLVGTPEQIVEALLDYYDLGVTTFLNRGYEPLYDAIEYGRWIIGSVREEVARREQSQAKQQEKAAFAAKEKAHALA; from the coding sequence ATGCCAGTTGAATTTGTTGGTGGATTATTTCCACGCGATCAGTTAAATCCCCGCTCCGCTTATAACCGCAAGCTGGACCTTACCTGGCTGCGCGATCTTGCGCGCGCCCATGAACACGCCGATTTTGATCGGGTGCTGATTGCCAATGGCGGTGGTGATCCGCTGTTTCTTGCGGCTTATGCGGCGTCTCATACCGAAAAACTCGGCTTTATGCTGGCACACCGCCCGGCACTGGTACCACCAACGCTGGCGGCACGCACGCTGGCCACATTGGATCACACCACCGGTGGTCGTATTCGTGTGCATACCGTGACCGGCCACACCGCCGAGCCGGAACACGGCGAACAACTGCTGGATAAGAAAGCCCGTTATGAACGGGCCGATGAATATTTGCAGGTGTTGAAAAAAATCTGGACCTCGGAAACACCCTTTGATTTTGATGGAAAGTATTTTCAAATTCGCGGCGGTTTTTCGCCGATCAAACCGATTCAGCAACCGCATATTCCTATCTCGCTCGGCGGCTCTTCCGAGGCAGCTTACCATGTGGCGGTTCGCCATACCGATTTGTATGCGCTGTGGGCAGAACCTTATGCGCAAATTGCCGAGCGCATCGCCAAGCTGAAGGCGGTAGCGGCAGAGCACCAGGTAACGGCGCCACGCGTGAGCCTGTCAGCGCGGCTGATTATTGGTAAAACTGAAAAGCTGGCGTGGGAAAAGGCACACACCATTGCCGCTACGCTTAAGCAAAACAGTGTGGATGCGCCAAGGTCAGACAGAGGGCAAAGCGGCGGTGCCGAACGCCAGGTGTCTATTGCCGAACAGGGCGATCGCCATGACAAGTATCTTTATATAGGCACGGCCAGTGCGATTGGTTTTGGCACTGACTCCACATCACTGGTTGGCACACCGGAGCAAATTGTTGAGGCGCTGCTGGATTATTACGACCTTGGGGTGACCACCTTCCTGAACCGTGGTTACGAACCTTTATACGATGCTATTGAATATGGCCGCTGGATTATCGGCAGCGTGCGCGAAGAAGTTGCTCGCCGTGAGCAGTCGCAAGCAAAACAACAGGAAAAGGCGGCCTTTGCCGCGAAAGAAAAAGCTCACGCATTAGCTTGA
- a CDS encoding LLM class flavin-dependent oxidoreductase, producing the protein MGVKILWYVSGPDGSVPWENHGSWSNDYEKFEAQVKNIDRLGYYGALLATDQYESISVTASLAPLTERMKFITALHPGLISPTKLAQIALTLDHFNQGRVLFNAVNGNDQGLASFGMHIPHDERYEYSYEYWDAFKKLYVGDHSGYDGKYIKLAPRQFPPGRKPIGPAKDPFPLWGAGTSEPGVEHSAKILDWYLSFADTPPKLGEKFRRVGKRAEEKGRQLRFGTRLQIIVRETEEEAWAHAQWILDQTSIETAIRLASRHLGPEGLNTKIESDDPKLLRRVQALREGRLPELRDLEVYPNVWVGPSPFGFDILHPWAGTWIVGSAKNVAERIHEFHAQGTDAFIISGWPLISEAQRVADILLPLLDLDHGFELPKFVAEDHREALEHQEADYIWPENEKRWV; encoded by the coding sequence ATGGGCGTTAAAATTTTATGGTATGTCAGTGGTCCGGACGGTTCCGTACCCTGGGAAAACCATGGTAGTTGGTCTAATGACTATGAAAAATTTGAAGCACAAGTAAAGAACATTGACCGCTTGGGCTACTACGGCGCACTGCTGGCCACCGATCAATACGAATCTATCAGCGTTACCGCATCGCTGGCGCCGCTAACCGAGCGCATGAAATTTATCACTGCCTTGCACCCGGGTTTGATCTCACCCACCAAGCTGGCACAAATCGCTTTAACACTCGACCACTTCAACCAGGGCCGTGTGTTGTTCAATGCGGTGAACGGCAATGACCAGGGGCTCGCCAGTTTTGGTATGCACATCCCTCACGACGAGCGCTACGAATACAGCTACGAATACTGGGATGCCTTTAAAAAATTGTATGTCGGGGATCACAGCGGTTATGACGGTAAATACATCAAGCTGGCACCGCGTCAATTCCCGCCAGGCCGCAAACCGATTGGCCCCGCCAAAGACCCCTTCCCGTTGTGGGGCGCAGGCACCTCCGAGCCGGGTGTAGAACACTCTGCAAAAATACTCGACTGGTATCTCAGCTTTGCCGACACTCCGCCAAAACTGGGCGAAAAATTCCGTCGGGTTGGCAAACGCGCCGAAGAAAAAGGCCGTCAATTGCGCTTTGGCACCCGCTTGCAAATTATTGTGCGCGAAACCGAAGAAGAAGCGTGGGCGCACGCGCAATGGATTCTCGATCAAACCAGCATTGAAACCGCGATCCGCCTCGCCAGCCGTCACCTTGGCCCGGAAGGTTTGAATACCAAAATAGAAAGCGATGACCCGAAATTGCTGCGCCGTGTACAAGCGCTGCGCGAAGGTCGTTTACCGGAGTTGCGCGATCTTGAGGTGTACCCCAACGTCTGGGTTGGCCCCAGCCCGTTCGGTTTCGATATTCTGCATCCCTGGGCGGGCACCTGGATTGTCGGCAGCGCTAAAAATGTTGCCGAGCGAATTCATGAATTCCATGCACAAGGCACCGATGCCTTCATCATTTCCGGCTGGCCGTTAATTTCCGAAGCGCAACGCGTAGCCGATATTTTGTTGCCGCTGCTGGATCTGGATCACGGCTTTGAACTGCCAAAATTTGTTGCTGAAGATCACCGCGAAGCGCTGGAACATCAGGAGGCTGACTACATTTGGCCGGAGAATGAAAAGCGTTGGGTGTAA